The Solidesulfovibrio fructosivorans JJ] nucleotide sequence GTATGCCGGTTATTAGCCGCTGATGAGCTGCATGGCCATCTTGGGCAGGGAGTTGGCCTGGGACAGCATGGCCACCGCCGACTGGGTCAGGATCTGTTGCCGCACGAACTGGGTCATTTCCGTGGCCACATCGACGTCGGAGATCTGGGATTCGGCGGCCTTCAGGTTTTCGCCCTGGATCTGCAGGTTGGAGATGGTGTTCTCCAGGCGGTTTTGCAGGGCGCCCAGGTTGGCGCGGATCTTGTCCTTGGACACGATGGCCGTCTGGATGGCGTCGAGGGCCTTCTGGGCCAGCTCCTGGGTGGAGATGCTGCGCCCGCTGGCGCCCGATGCCGCGCCAAGGCCCACGCCCAGGGCCGAAGCGGTGGAGGTGCCGATCTGGACGTAGTAATAGTCCTCGGCGCTCTGGTTGCCGGAGCCGAAGTGCACCTTGAGCTTGCCGCTGGCGTTGATGCCGGAGCCGCTGTGGGTGCTGGCGGACAGGTTGCCGTTCAAGAGATAGATGCCGTTGAAGTCCGTGGCGTTGGCGATTCGGGTGATTTCCGAAGCCATGGCCTGGTATTCGGAGTCGATGATGAGGCGCTGGTCCGAGGTGTAGGTGCCGGTGGCGGCCTGTTCGGCCAGTTCCTTCATGCGGATGAGCTTTTCGTCCACGACCTGGAGCGCGCCGTCGGCGGTCTGGATCATGGAGATGGCGTCGTTGGCGTTTCTCACGCCCTGGTTGATGGCGGCGACATCGGAGCGCATGAGCTCGCGAATGGCCAGGCCGGCGGCGTCGTCGGCCGCGGTGTTGATGCGAAGGCCGGAAGACAGGCGTTGTGTCGAAGTTGCCAGGGCGCCGTAGGAATTCGAAAGATTGCGGGCCGCATTGGCAGCCATTCCGTTGTAGTTGATGGTAAGAGACATGGCTTTTCCTCCTTGAAAAGTGTGTGCATCCAGCTCGCGTCCCATGTAAGCGAAGAGCTCGCCGACGCCATGGGGCTACTTGAGGTGAGCGGCTCGCGCCGGTTTACTCCGCCGTATTGATTCGCTGGTAACTTCCCTTGCCGATTGTTGCTGCCAATCTCCCGCTGTGACTGGCTGCTTGCCACACCTATCGGCCTATTGGAAAAACCCTTTAGGAGGAAAATATGAGAAAATTTTTAGTGCAAGAGGAGAAAACCGGGGCGAAGCGGGAGGCACTCAAAAGTAATCAGGAGGGATGCTTGAATGAAAGTCTGATAAATATGCTAGTTGCAGGAGTGTTGCAGATGTACCGCAGTGGAAGAAAAAGCAACCCCTTTTCGTTGTTCCTATCGTCCTTTCGGCAAAAGGCATTAGGTCGGAAATGAAATTTTTCCCGGAATTTTTCGCTCAGGGGTCGCCTTGACGGCTTTCATGGGCTATTCCAATGTTACGGCGTGATTGTGCTAACCGATGGAAAACAGAGGAGGAAGCGATGCGTATGAAAACCTTGCGCCTGGCGCTTGCGGCGGTGGCTATCGCCGTCTTGTGCGCCGGGCCGGCCTTGGCCAAGGACAACACCCTGATGATGGCCACCACCACCAGCACCGACGATACCGGGCTGCTGCCGGTTCTGGCCGACGCCTTCAAAAAGGACACCGGCATCACGCTCAAATGGGTGGCCGTGGGCACGGGCAAGGCCCTGGAGCATGGCCGCAACTGCGACGTGGACGTGCTGCTGGTCCATGCTCCGGCCGCCGAGAAGAAGTTCGTGGAGGAGGGCCACGGCGTCAACCGCACCGAGGTCATGTACAATGACTTCGTGCTGGTCGGCCCGGCTTCCGATCCGGCCAAGGTCAAGGGCAAGAAGGCCGGCGAGGCCCTGGCGGCGATCGCCGCTGCCAAGGCGCCCTTCGTGAGCCGCGGCGACGATTCCGGCACCCACAAGAAGGAAAAGGCCCTGTGGAAGTCCGCCGGCATGGCCGTGCCGGACAAGGACTCCTGGTATGCCTCGGTGGGCCAGGGCATGATGAAGACGCTCAACATCGCCGGCGAGCGCGGGGCCTACACCCTGGTCGATCGCGGCACGTACATCAAATACGCCGACCAGGCCGGGGGCAAGCCGGCGCTGGTGGTGCTGGTCGAGGGCGACAAGCCGCTGCTCAACCAGTACAGCGTCATCTCCATCAACCCGGACAATTGCGAGAGCACCGATTTCAAGAACGCCGAAGTGTTCCGCGAGTGGATGGCCTCGCCCAGGGGCCAGAAGCTCATCGGCGATTTTACCCTCAAGGGAAAAAAGCTCTTCACTCCCAACGCCGCCAAATAAGGACACCGCATTCCTTTCCCGGCCGGGCTCGCAAGGGCCCGGCCGGGGGTGAACGCTCGCCATGAATTATATTCTCGACGGGCTCCGCCAGGCCCTCGTCCTTCTGGCGCACGGCGATCCGGAAACGTTTTCCGCCGTCTGGACCACCCTGGTCGTCACCTTCGAGGCTATGCTCGCCACCCTTGCCCTTGGCGCTCCGGCGGGGTTTTTGCTCGGCTACAGGGAGTTTCCGGGCAAGCGGGCCGTGCGGCTGGTGGTCGAAACCTTTCTTTCCTTTCCCACGGTGGTCATCGGGCTCGTGGTGTACGCCTTCATTTCCCGGCGTGGGCCGCTCGGGGATTGGGAGCTTCTCTTCACCGTGCCTGGCATGGCCGTGGGGCTTACCATCCTGGGGCTGCCCATCGTCATCGCGCTGACGGCCCAGGCCGTGGAAAGCCTCGATCCGAGGCTGCGCCCGACCCTGCTCACCCTCGGGGCCAAGTCCCGGCATCTATTTCTGGCCACACTGACCGAGGCCCGCTTCGGCATGCTGCTCGCCACCACCGCCGCCTTCGGCCGCATCGTGTCCGAGATCGGCATTTCCATGATGCTCGGCGGCAACATCAGGTGGGACACGCGCACCATCACCACGGCCATCGCCCTGGAGACGGGCAAGGGCGAATTCGCCACCGGCATCGCCCTCGGTATGGTGCTCATGGTCATCGCCTTTGCCGTCAACCTGATCGCGGCGGCCTGTCGCCGGAGGGCCGGCTGATGGACGCGCTCTACGAGCTGGAAGACGTCACCCAGAGTTATGACGGGCGGGTTGTGCTCAACATCCCGCGCCTCACCATCGCCTCCGGCACCATCACCGGCCTGGCCGGTCCCAACGGCGGCGGCAAGAGCACGCTCTTGCGCCTGCTCGCCTTTCTGGAGTCCCCGGCCTCGGGCGTGGTGCGCTACCGGGGGGAACCGACCCTTGGCCGCGAGTTTGCCCTGCGCGGCGAAGTCACCTATTTTCCCCAGGAGCCGTATCTGCTCAAGCGCTCGGTGCGGGCCAATGTGGGCTATGGGCTTTCGGTGCGGGGCGCGCCGGACATCCGGGAGCGCGTGGACGCGGCCCTGGACGCCGTGGGGCTCGACCCGGTCCGTTTCGCGCCACGGTCCTGGCGGCAGCTTTCCGGCGGCGAGGTCAAACGCGTGGCCCTGGCGGCCAGGCTGGCCTTGCGGCCGCGAGTGCTGCTGCTCGACGAGCCCACGGCCAACCTGGACAAGAACAGCGCCGAGCTGGTGCGCCGGGCGGTCTTTGCCGCCCGGGAGGAGTACGGCACGACCCTGGTCATAAGCGGCCATGACCAACGCTGGCTGGACGCCGTGTGCGACAGCAAGCTGAAGCTTCGCGAGGGCGGGCTTCTCGCGCCGGATGCGGCCGACGAAACAGGTTGGCACGGGAGGACGGCATGAGAAAAGGGGTGCAGGTTCTGGGATTCAAGAAGTCCGGCAAGACGGGCTTGTGCGAGGCGCTGCTGGCGCACTTCACAAGTCGCGGTTTTTCGCCGTGCGCGCTCAAGTGCACGCACAATCCCGGCCTCGACAAGGAGGATACGGATACGGACCGGTTTCTGGCCCATTGCCGTACGGTGGGGGCCATCGCCGCCCGGGAGAGCGCGCTTTTCTGGAACGATCCGCGCAAGATTTCGGACATGATCGCCATGCTCGACGGCGACGTGCTGGTGGTCGAAGGCGGCCGGGAGCACGCCGTCGCCCCGCGCGTGCTGGTGCTGCACGAGGCGGCCGAGGCCGAAGCGCTTTCCGACCCGGGGCTGGTCCTTGGGACCTACGGGACGGTGCGCGCCCCGGGCCTGCCTCATTTCGAGAGCCTGGAAGCCGTGGCCGAAGCGGTCCTGGAAAAGGGCTTCGTCCTGCCGGGGCTTGACTGCGGGGCCTGCGGCCGGGAGGATTGCGGGGGGCTGGCCGCCGACATCCTGGCCGGTCGGGCCACGCCCGACGACTGCGCCACCACCCGCGTGGCCCTTTCCGTCACCGTCGGCGGCAGGCAGCTTACCGTCAATCCGTTCGTGGAGCGCATCCTGGCCTCCGGCATCCGGGGGCTTCTCTCCGAACTCAAGGGCTTTTCACCCGGCCCCATCGAGATCCGTATCGATTAGGTGATGCCGTATTGTCTTCGCCGCCCATCGCGGGTATGGGAAAACTAACAGCATTCCTACCCGGAGGATCCGCATGACCAGCGCCAAGGACGTTGCCGAGACGCTTACGGTCCTAAGCCTTGGCGCTTCGGATGATCCGTCCGTCCTCGACCACAACGTGATCGAGGCCGTGGCCCGCCGCGTCCATCAGAAGATAGACGACTACGAGGCCTATAATTTCACGGCCCTGCAAAGCGTCTCCCTCAACGTCTTTTTCGATCTGGCCCAGGAGTTTCCGACCCTGGAGCATCTTTATGCGGTGTGCCTGCTCATCCCCAAGATGTTTTTCGATATCGACTGCAACCTGTATGTGCTGGACAGCAAGAGCGGTTCGATCCGGCGTTGCGCCTACAAGTGCCCGTCCAAGGACGCCGGGGAGTTCGGGGATTTGCCCTTTCCGCAAAAGGCCGTGGTGCGCGAGGACAGGCTTTTAGTCCCCATCAAGGGCAACCATGAGCTTATTTCCCAACTGCCGTTCACGCCCCGGGAAGACGTCTTCGGCATGCTGGAGATATTTCCCGCCTCGCGCCTGACCGAACACGACCGGCTTTTTTTCGAGCGCTACGCCAACCGGTTCGGCTACCAGCTCCACAATCGCATTCTGGCCAACAAGAACAAGGAACACCTCCACTTCATCCGCAGCCTGGTCAAGGACATCGGGCACAACGTCATCGTGCCCAATATCTATTTCAAGCTCTATTACAAGCGCCTGCGCTCCAAGATCGACCTGCTCAAGTTCTTCGAGTGGAAGCTCAAGCAGTTTTTCGAAGGCGAGGCCGGCGAAGGGCAGGCGATAAGCCCCGCCCAGGACAAGCTCCTGCGTGATCTCGGCTACATCCACGAAGGCCTCATGGACCAGTACCGCCAGATACTGACCCACTACGAGCAGACCAGCCTTTTTCTGGAAACGCTTTTGCGGCGGTCCCATTTCGAGGAGGGACGGTATGTGCTGGAGAAGCGGGCCTGCAACTTCAAGAAGCAGGTCATCGACCTCCAACTCGAGCGCTACCGGCCGCGCTTCGAGGAACGCGGCATCGAGATCGACACTTCCCTTGGCGGGGTGCCGGACCAGGAAATCGAGGTGGTGGTCGACATCGGGCTCATAAGCCAGGTCTACGCCAACCTCTTTTCCAACGCGGTCAAGTATACCCGCGAGGTGACCGACGCCTCCGGCCGCAAGCGCCGCTTCATTTCCTTCGGCTGGGAGCGCAAGCAGAATTTCTTCGGGCCCAACCGTGACGGCATCAAGCTCAACGTCTTCACCTCCGGTCCGCCCATCCCGCCGGAAACCGCCGCGCACCTGTTCGAGGAGGGGGTGCGTGGGGAAAACGCCTCGGGCGAGTACGGCACCGGCCACGGCCTCTATTTCATCCGTGAGGTCGTGCGCCTGCACGGCGGGGTCGAGGGCTACGAGGCCACGTCGCTCGGCAACAACTTCTTTATCGTCCTGCCCATGGACCCGATTCTTTAAGAGGTCCGCGCGGCGCTTTCCAGAAAAAGCATGTTTCCTTTTTGCCGCGCGGCGAGGGACGCTTCCGATCCCTCGACCTTGAAAAGGTCGAGCACTTCGCGGCGCGAACGGGGAACGACTTCCCCGGCCCTGCCCCACATCTCCAAATAGCGATCGGCCAGCCGTCCGGCCCGGATAAGGGTGGTGCAGGCCATGTTGCCGCCAGGCTC carries:
- a CDS encoding flagellin N-terminal helical domain-containing protein, which translates into the protein MSLTINYNGMAANAARNLSNSYGALATSTQRLSSGLRINTAADDAAGLAIRELMRSDVAAINQGVRNANDAISMIQTADGALQVVDEKLIRMKELAEQAATGTYTSDQRLIIDSEYQAMASEITRIANATDFNGIYLLNGNLSASTHSGSGINASGKLKVHFGSGNQSAEDYYYVQIGTSTASALGVGLGAASGASGRSISTQELAQKALDAIQTAIVSKDKIRANLGALQNRLENTISNLQIQGENLKAAESQISDVDVATEMTQFVRQQILTQSAVAMLSQANSLPKMAMQLISG
- a CDS encoding substrate-binding domain-containing protein produces the protein MRMKTLRLALAAVAIAVLCAGPALAKDNTLMMATTTSTDDTGLLPVLADAFKKDTGITLKWVAVGTGKALEHGRNCDVDVLLVHAPAAEKKFVEEGHGVNRTEVMYNDFVLVGPASDPAKVKGKKAGEALAAIAAAKAPFVSRGDDSGTHKKEKALWKSAGMAVPDKDSWYASVGQGMMKTLNIAGERGAYTLVDRGTYIKYADQAGGKPALVVLVEGDKPLLNQYSVISINPDNCESTDFKNAEVFREWMASPRGQKLIGDFTLKGKKLFTPNAAK
- a CDS encoding ABC transporter permease, whose product is MNYILDGLRQALVLLAHGDPETFSAVWTTLVVTFEAMLATLALGAPAGFLLGYREFPGKRAVRLVVETFLSFPTVVIGLVVYAFISRRGPLGDWELLFTVPGMAVGLTILGLPIVIALTAQAVESLDPRLRPTLLTLGAKSRHLFLATLTEARFGMLLATTAAFGRIVSEIGISMMLGGNIRWDTRTITTAIALETGKGEFATGIALGMVLMVIAFAVNLIAAACRRRAG
- a CDS encoding ABC transporter ATP-binding protein gives rise to the protein MDALYELEDVTQSYDGRVVLNIPRLTIASGTITGLAGPNGGGKSTLLRLLAFLESPASGVVRYRGEPTLGREFALRGEVTYFPQEPYLLKRSVRANVGYGLSVRGAPDIRERVDAALDAVGLDPVRFAPRSWRQLSGGEVKRVALAARLALRPRVLLLDEPTANLDKNSAELVRRAVFAAREEYGTTLVISGHDQRWLDAVCDSKLKLREGGLLAPDAADETGWHGRTA
- a CDS encoding molybdopterin-guanine dinucleotide biosynthesis protein MobB yields the protein MRKGVQVLGFKKSGKTGLCEALLAHFTSRGFSPCALKCTHNPGLDKEDTDTDRFLAHCRTVGAIAARESALFWNDPRKISDMIAMLDGDVLVVEGGREHAVAPRVLVLHEAAEAEALSDPGLVLGTYGTVRAPGLPHFESLEAVAEAVLEKGFVLPGLDCGACGREDCGGLAADILAGRATPDDCATTRVALSVTVGGRQLTVNPFVERILASGIRGLLSELKGFSPGPIEIRID
- a CDS encoding sensor histidine kinase codes for the protein MTSAKDVAETLTVLSLGASDDPSVLDHNVIEAVARRVHQKIDDYEAYNFTALQSVSLNVFFDLAQEFPTLEHLYAVCLLIPKMFFDIDCNLYVLDSKSGSIRRCAYKCPSKDAGEFGDLPFPQKAVVREDRLLVPIKGNHELISQLPFTPREDVFGMLEIFPASRLTEHDRLFFERYANRFGYQLHNRILANKNKEHLHFIRSLVKDIGHNVIVPNIYFKLYYKRLRSKIDLLKFFEWKLKQFFEGEAGEGQAISPAQDKLLRDLGYIHEGLMDQYRQILTHYEQTSLFLETLLRRSHFEEGRYVLEKRACNFKKQVIDLQLERYRPRFEERGIEIDTSLGGVPDQEIEVVVDIGLISQVYANLFSNAVKYTREVTDASGRKRRFISFGWERKQNFFGPNRDGIKLNVFTSGPPIPPETAAHLFEEGVRGENASGEYGTGHGLYFIREVVRLHGGVEGYEATSLGNNFFIVLPMDPIL